In Acidobacteriaceae bacterium, the following are encoded in one genomic region:
- a CDS encoding polysaccharide biosynthesis C-terminal domain-containing protein — MRESAGDREGTLRVFQSCWWLITAACSTVGLLLGPVVYFAPIDKMLKLTAIQLSDARWIIFYLGIAVLLGQLEQLLGAAYTCIARYAEGSFYKSIISLLAFAAMIIPVMMHKGARTTALVYALANIVGTIILAIKVRYDIPWLRFGWQHASWNEIKRMSGPAIAFLGFPLGNAFNLQGTVLAVQYALGPLDVVIFSTARQVSRVALQMVQMVNSTFWPELSLAFGAKNWDLVKLLHRRSCQLALGIALALVAAMMSFGPWFLTHWTAGHVPPSKGLLAILLGVVVCYSLWSTSSTLLAATNQHQKLSVYYIIATGLTVIFTYVLARHYGLFGAASSLILGELIMNYYVLPTSLKLTHDNLPDFIRSLWDIPESVRPAALLRRILRTSRPAEEEQ; from the coding sequence ATGCGGGAGTCCGCTGGCGACCGCGAAGGAACGCTGCGCGTCTTTCAAAGTTGCTGGTGGCTGATCACCGCTGCCTGCTCTACCGTTGGCCTCCTGCTCGGTCCAGTCGTCTACTTCGCTCCCATCGACAAGATGCTGAAGCTCACGGCGATCCAACTCTCAGACGCTCGCTGGATCATCTTCTACCTCGGCATCGCTGTGCTCCTCGGCCAGCTCGAGCAACTCCTCGGCGCAGCCTACACCTGCATCGCCCGCTACGCCGAAGGCTCGTTCTACAAGAGCATCATCTCGCTGCTGGCCTTCGCCGCCATGATCATTCCGGTGATGATGCATAAAGGCGCACGCACTACCGCGCTCGTCTACGCGCTCGCCAACATCGTCGGCACCATCATTCTTGCGATCAAGGTGCGCTACGACATCCCCTGGCTGCGCTTCGGCTGGCAACATGCCAGCTGGAACGAGATCAAGCGCATGAGCGGCCCGGCCATCGCCTTTCTGGGCTTCCCGCTAGGTAACGCCTTCAACCTCCAGGGAACCGTGCTCGCCGTGCAGTACGCTCTCGGCCCGCTGGATGTTGTGATCTTCTCCACCGCTCGGCAGGTCTCCCGTGTTGCACTGCAAATGGTGCAAATGGTGAACTCCACCTTCTGGCCCGAACTCTCCCTGGCCTTCGGTGCCAAGAACTGGGACCTCGTCAAGCTTCTGCACCGCCGCTCCTGCCAGCTTGCGCTTGGCATCGCTCTTGCGCTGGTCGCAGCCATGATGAGCTTTGGTCCCTGGTTCCTGACCCATTGGACCGCTGGCCACGTCCCACCAAGCAAGGGCCTGCTCGCCATTTTGCTCGGCGTTGTCGTCTGCTACTCGCTCTGGTCCACCAGCTCCACGCTGCTGGCTGCCACCAACCAGCATCAGAAGCTAAGCGTCTACTACATCATCGCCACCGGCCTGACGGTTATCTTCACCTACGTGCTCGCGCGCCATTACGGTCTGTTTGGGGCAGCTTCGTCTCTCATTCTCGGCGAGCTCATCATGAACTACTACGTTCTGCCGACTTCGCTGAAGCTCACCCACGACAACCTGCCCGACTTCATTCGCAGCCTCTGGGACATCCCTGAATCCGTTCGTCCTGCCGCCCTGCTCCGTCGTATCCTCCGCACCAGCCGTCCCGCCGAGGAAGAACAGTGA
- a CDS encoding APC family permease, which yields MVSEETPSPELSQHGLHRQLRMRDLVLAQVLTVVGSSWVGIAAGLGRGEFLVWVAAFVCFYAPMAVAVFYLNRAMPLEGGLYVWARKAFGDAVGFMVAFNVWAYAISSIAAILFQIPSEMAFMIGPRAASLPENHKVVYSILAVIVLVLMWVALRGLGWGKWLHNISGAAMIAAFALLIVAPLWALAHGAHIHWNPAPLHLPAHDLTSLSLIGQVLFAAAGLEYIAIMAGETHAAESAISRSVIIATPIVFLMFTLGTASVMTFHGLHSGDAINYVAPIPQTLAQAFGEHGPMAWVAKIIMLLLQIRIIGAASYLFTGATRLPMTAGWDHMIPEWFARLNSRKIPANSILLTSLVVAALLVLASAGVHAAEAFGVLNDASSEFYNLAYLAMFLIPICGARAIRKAMPRWAAWLCGIGVLATLFATLLNAYPFVVVGSASAFTVKIVLTTVGVNALGYLFYTLRSRRTA from the coding sequence ATGGTCTCCGAGGAAACCCCTTCCCCCGAACTCAGCCAACATGGCCTGCATCGCCAACTGCGTATGCGCGATCTCGTTCTCGCGCAGGTGCTTACCGTCGTCGGCAGTTCCTGGGTCGGCATCGCCGCCGGGCTGGGTCGCGGTGAGTTCCTTGTGTGGGTTGCGGCGTTCGTCTGCTTCTACGCCCCCATGGCTGTTGCCGTCTTCTACCTGAACCGCGCCATGCCCCTCGAAGGCGGCCTCTACGTCTGGGCCCGCAAGGCCTTCGGCGACGCCGTCGGCTTCATGGTTGCCTTCAACGTCTGGGCCTACGCGATCAGCTCCATCGCCGCCATCCTCTTCCAGATCCCCAGCGAAATGGCGTTCATGATCGGCCCGCGCGCCGCCTCACTGCCCGAAAACCATAAGGTCGTCTACAGCATCCTCGCCGTCATCGTGCTGGTGCTGATGTGGGTCGCGCTACGCGGGCTCGGCTGGGGCAAGTGGCTGCACAACATCTCCGGCGCGGCCATGATCGCCGCCTTCGCCCTGCTCATCGTCGCTCCGCTCTGGGCGCTGGCCCACGGTGCGCACATCCACTGGAACCCCGCGCCGCTGCATCTCCCGGCTCATGATCTCACCTCGCTCTCGCTGATCGGCCAGGTCCTCTTCGCCGCCGCCGGGCTGGAGTACATCGCCATCATGGCCGGCGAAACCCACGCCGCCGAAAGCGCCATCAGCCGCTCCGTCATCATCGCCACCCCCATCGTCTTCCTCATGTTCACGCTGGGAACGGCCTCGGTGATGACCTTCCACGGCCTGCACTCGGGCGACGCCATCAACTACGTTGCGCCCATCCCGCAGACACTCGCGCAGGCTTTCGGCGAGCACGGCCCCATGGCCTGGGTCGCGAAGATCATCATGCTCCTGCTGCAGATCCGCATCATCGGCGCAGCAAGCTACCTTTTCACCGGCGCTACGCGCCTGCCCATGACCGCAGGCTGGGACCACATGATCCCCGAATGGTTCGCGCGGCTCAACAGCCGTAAGATCCCGGCCAACTCCATCCTGCTCACCAGCCTCGTGGTGGCAGCCCTGCTGGTACTGGCATCCGCTGGCGTCCACGCCGCAGAAGCTTTCGGTGTACTGAACGACGCTTCCAGCGAGTTCTACAACCTCGCCTACCTCGCCATGTTCCTCATTCCCATCTGCGGCGCACGGGCCATCCGCAAAGCCATGCCCCGCTGGGCCGCCTGGCTATGCGGCATAGGTGTCCTCGCCACGCTCTTCGCTACCCTGCTGAACGCCTATCCGTTCGTCGTCGTAGGCAGCGCCTCGGCGTTCACCGTAAAGATCGTGCTGACAACAGTTGGCGTAAACGCCCTGGGCTATCTCTTCTACACGCTACGCAGCCGTCGCACGGCCTGA
- a CDS encoding DUF1572 family protein: MADANALAAAFTEYAIWSLNRSEVQIGHCLGRLSEEQMQQRGGDHENSIVNLLLHLDGNIRQWVLHGVAGQEDVRQREQEFDLSPKLSGREAFSQLQGTLAACREAFAAVSADRLLEIIDPQPSGSYRFPTVMAASARAFGHLEYHTGQIILLTKQIAATDLDLTIPRKR, translated from the coding sequence ATGGCCGATGCAAATGCGCTTGCCGCCGCTTTTACCGAGTACGCGATCTGGAGTCTGAACCGCAGCGAAGTGCAGATTGGGCACTGCCTGGGACGTCTGAGCGAAGAGCAGATGCAGCAGCGTGGTGGCGACCACGAGAACTCGATTGTGAACCTGCTGCTTCATCTCGACGGAAACATCCGGCAGTGGGTTCTGCACGGTGTTGCCGGGCAAGAGGACGTGCGGCAGCGTGAGCAGGAGTTTGATCTTTCCCCGAAGCTCTCGGGCAGGGAAGCGTTCTCTCAGCTGCAGGGCACGCTGGCGGCTTGCCGGGAGGCGTTTGCGGCGGTTTCCGCGGACCGTCTGCTGGAGATCATCGATCCGCAGCCGTCAGGAAGCTATCGTTTCCCGACCGTGATGGCAGCGTCGGCGCGGGCGTTTGGGCATCTCGAATATCACACCGGGCAGATTATTTTGCTGACCAAGCAGATCGCGGCGACGGACCTCGATCTGACAATTCCGAGGAAACGTTGA
- a CDS encoding adenylosuccinate synthase, whose protein sequence is MITRTQPKSAVILGAQWGDEGKGKIVDVLSEKFDIVARYAGGHNAGHTVIIEGKKIVLQLIPCGVLRPGCVGVIGNGVVLDPAAFLAEIKKLKDAGLPAHDPAAKQLFISNRAQVILPYHRMIELAAETAPGRQTIGTTRRGIGPAYEDKIHRNGLRVADLLNTSLLRTHINNACHEKNTIAHALFGTEPLDPKQMYEDYVRFAEQLAPYVTDTAEMLNKALDNGKSVMFEGAQGALLDIDHGTYPFVTSSNCTSGGAVTGTGVGPTKIGTVIGVTKAYVTRVGEGPFPTEDFGQDGELLARRGNEFGAVTGRPRRCGWLDLPLLRYSNMINSTEWLVVTKMDVMDELEEIKVCTAYKVDGKLTDTIPADIRGFKTIEPIYTTVKGWNCSTEGITEYDKLPKLAQEYLEFVAQESGAKIGMISTGPDRVQTMTLPDFAAVLG, encoded by the coding sequence GTGATCACCAGAACCCAGCCGAAGTCAGCCGTCATTCTTGGAGCCCAGTGGGGCGATGAAGGCAAAGGCAAGATTGTCGACGTTCTCAGCGAAAAGTTCGACATCGTTGCACGTTACGCCGGTGGCCACAATGCTGGTCATACCGTCATCATCGAAGGTAAGAAGATCGTTCTGCAGCTTATTCCGTGTGGCGTACTGCGCCCCGGCTGCGTGGGCGTGATCGGCAACGGCGTCGTCCTCGACCCAGCCGCTTTCCTTGCCGAAATCAAAAAGTTGAAGGACGCTGGTCTGCCTGCGCATGACCCTGCTGCCAAGCAGCTCTTCATCTCCAACCGTGCGCAGGTCATCCTGCCGTACCATCGCATGATCGAGCTGGCAGCAGAGACCGCTCCCGGTCGTCAGACGATTGGAACGACGCGTCGCGGTATTGGACCGGCGTATGAAGACAAGATTCATCGCAACGGCCTGCGTGTGGCCGACCTGCTGAACACCTCGCTGCTGCGTACGCACATCAACAACGCCTGCCACGAGAAGAACACCATTGCGCATGCTCTCTTCGGCACCGAGCCGCTCGATCCGAAGCAAATGTACGAAGACTACGTTCGCTTTGCCGAGCAGCTGGCACCGTATGTGACCGATACGGCCGAGATGCTGAACAAGGCGCTCGACAACGGCAAGAGCGTGATGTTCGAAGGCGCGCAGGGTGCGTTGCTCGACATCGACCACGGAACGTATCCGTTTGTCACCAGCTCGAACTGCACCTCGGGTGGCGCTGTGACCGGTACGGGCGTTGGTCCGACCAAGATCGGTACGGTCATCGGTGTGACGAAGGCGTATGTGACGCGTGTGGGTGAAGGCCCGTTCCCGACAGAAGACTTTGGCCAGGATGGCGAACTGCTGGCTCGTCGCGGCAATGAGTTTGGTGCTGTGACCGGACGCCCGCGTCGCTGCGGCTGGCTGGATCTGCCGCTGCTTCGCTACTCGAACATGATCAACTCCACCGAGTGGCTGGTGGTGACGAAGATGGACGTGATGGACGAGCTGGAAGAGATCAAGGTCTGCACGGCATACAAGGTCGACGGCAAGCTGACGGATACGATCCCGGCTGACATCCGCGGCTTCAAGACGATTGAGCCGATTTATACGACGGTGAAGGGCTGGAACTGCTCGACCGAAGGCATCACCGAGTACGACAAGCTGCCGAAGCTGGCGCAGGAGTACCTGGAGTTTGTGGCTCAGGAGTCGGGAGCGAAGATTGGTATGATCTCGACCGGCCCGGATCGTGTCCAGACGATGACACTGCCCGATTTTGCTGCTGTTCTCGGTTAG
- a CDS encoding antibiotic biosynthesis monooxygenase, translating to MISFAVRMTFRSEDHQDIQHDLVELTRLSRQEPGCVSYIPHWVEGHPDTVLIYEQYRDEGAVEHHRGTEHFKQHAIGGLYQKMLERHVENLHAIA from the coding sequence ATGATCTCCTTCGCTGTTCGTATGACCTTCCGCTCGGAAGACCACCAGGATATTCAGCACGATCTCGTCGAGCTGACGCGGCTTTCGCGTCAGGAGCCGGGCTGCGTCAGCTACATTCCGCACTGGGTCGAAGGGCATCCGGACACGGTTCTTATCTATGAGCAGTATCGGGATGAGGGGGCGGTGGAGCACCATCGCGGCACCGAGCACTTCAAACAGCATGCGATTGGCGGGCTTTACCAGAAGATGCTCGAGCGGCATGTCGAGAATCTGCACGCGATTGCGTAG
- a CDS encoding nuclear transport factor 2 family protein: MLSTSRRLIVFALVAFVFASAAFAFAPKVKKAAKRDLRAEVLAIDDQWRKATSSNDTVVMDKLMSDDYLGISGNGQVMTKLQQIDRMRDRTMMVTSLSTDDVKVKLIGQRVAIVTSSADLDGSIDGHKVHGRFQSTRVYQRRPTGWKITNFEATPMRPYPHGSPHDE; this comes from the coding sequence TTGCTCAGCACATCCCGTCGACTCATCGTTTTCGCGCTGGTCGCGTTCGTTTTTGCGAGCGCGGCTTTTGCCTTTGCACCCAAGGTCAAGAAGGCGGCCAAGCGTGATCTGCGCGCCGAAGTGCTCGCCATTGACGACCAGTGGCGGAAGGCGACCTCAAGCAACGACACCGTGGTGATGGACAAGCTGATGTCGGACGACTATCTGGGGATCAGCGGCAACGGGCAGGTAATGACCAAGTTGCAGCAGATTGACCGGATGCGCGACCGCACCATGATGGTCACGAGCCTTTCCACGGACGATGTGAAGGTGAAGCTAATCGGGCAGAGAGTGGCGATTGTGACCTCCTCTGCCGATCTGGACGGCAGCATCGACGGGCACAAGGTTCATGGCCGCTTCCAGTCCACGCGCGTCTACCAGCGTCGCCCGACGGGGTGGAAGATTACAAACTTTGAAGCGACGCCGATGCGCCCGTACCCGCACGGCTCCCCTCACGACGAGTAG
- a CDS encoding nucleoside hydrolase gives MALKRFLAVAAFVFVAAAPLRSLAQSPAKPQLVVFDTDIGDDIDDAFALGLLLNSPSVHLLGVTADWGDTALRARLLDRFLAETGHTEIPVFAGPEKTHPQMASFTQKRWAERSPAKTHGDAVAFLLEMATQHPGEVTVVAVGPMTNLGAAFERDPAAFRKLRRIVMMGGSVRRGYGEPPFLLPRNQPSAEYNIKMDIAGAKKVFDSGVPLFVLPLDGTQIPVDETKRSLIFSASTPLTDVLALLTAQWMANQHWPVPTAFDAVAALYAIDPATCPMTLIHLEVDAEGYTRERPGTPNAEVCLHNDSDRFFQRAIPIWLRGSENAPER, from the coding sequence ATGGCTCTGAAGCGTTTCCTGGCTGTTGCCGCCTTCGTGTTTGTTGCCGCAGCTCCGTTGCGATCTCTTGCACAGTCCCCAGCGAAGCCGCAGCTCGTGGTCTTCGATACCGATATCGGCGATGACATCGATGATGCCTTTGCGCTAGGTCTGTTGCTGAACAGCCCTTCGGTTCATTTGCTGGGTGTGACAGCTGATTGGGGTGATACGGCGTTGCGGGCCCGTTTGCTCGATCGCTTCCTGGCCGAGACGGGGCATACGGAGATTCCGGTGTTTGCCGGGCCGGAGAAGACGCACCCGCAGATGGCGAGCTTTACGCAGAAGCGTTGGGCCGAACGTTCTCCGGCAAAGACGCATGGCGATGCGGTGGCTTTTCTGCTTGAGATGGCGACGCAGCATCCCGGCGAGGTGACGGTTGTGGCTGTCGGTCCGATGACAAACCTGGGTGCAGCGTTTGAGCGCGACCCGGCCGCCTTTCGCAAGCTTCGTCGCATAGTGATGATGGGTGGTTCGGTGCGCCGGGGATACGGCGAGCCGCCGTTCCTGCTGCCGCGCAACCAACCTTCGGCTGAGTACAACATCAAGATGGATATTGCCGGGGCGAAGAAGGTTTTTGACAGCGGTGTTCCTCTGTTTGTGCTGCCGCTGGATGGCACGCAGATTCCGGTGGACGAGACGAAGCGGTCGTTGATCTTTAGTGCCAGCACACCGCTGACGGACGTTCTTGCACTGCTGACCGCGCAGTGGATGGCGAACCAGCACTGGCCGGTTCCGACGGCGTTCGATGCGGTGGCGGCCCTGTATGCGATTGATCCGGCAACCTGCCCGATGACGCTGATACATCTTGAGGTGGACGCCGAGGGGTATACGCGCGAGCGGCCTGGAACTCCCAATGCGGAGGTCTGCCTGCACAACGACTCAGACCGCTTCTTTCAGCGCGCGATCCCGATCTGGCTTCGGGGTTCAGAGAATGCACCTGAACGGTAG
- a CDS encoding HIT domain-containing protein — MDRLWTPWRYAYVTGGEKRSTKRGVPEALEAWPGDHHCVFCNMLASVEWAVEHGMAREAAEKSTWILDRGEFCYLVLNAFPYNGGHLMVVPYQHEASLAALPAATTDEMMRLARRAERVLRVVYKPDGINMGLNLGEAAGAGVAHHVHLHAVPRWSGDTNFMTVVGETRVLPEMLDDSWHRLRKALAEDPTEAPTSAA; from the coding sequence ATGGATAGGCTTTGGACGCCGTGGCGCTACGCGTACGTAACAGGTGGAGAAAAACGTAGCACCAAACGAGGCGTGCCGGAGGCCCTGGAAGCCTGGCCCGGCGACCATCACTGCGTCTTCTGCAACATGCTGGCCTCGGTCGAGTGGGCCGTCGAACATGGCATGGCTCGCGAAGCCGCCGAAAAGTCGACCTGGATCCTCGATCGCGGCGAGTTTTGCTACCTCGTCCTGAACGCCTTTCCCTACAACGGCGGCCATCTGATGGTGGTTCCCTATCAGCACGAAGCCTCGCTCGCAGCGCTGCCTGCGGCCACCACCGACGAGATGATGCGGCTGGCTCGCCGGGCCGAACGCGTCCTCCGCGTGGTCTACAAGCCCGACGGCATCAATATGGGGCTGAACCTGGGCGAAGCTGCCGGTGCCGGAGTCGCCCACCACGTCCACCTGCACGCCGTCCCGCGCTGGAGCGGAGACACGAACTTCATGACAGTCGTTGGCGAGACACGCGTTCTTCCCGAGATGCTCGACGACAGCTGGCACCGCCTCCGCAAAGCACTCGCCGAAGATCCCACAGAAGCGCCCACTTCTGCCGCTTAG
- a CDS encoding 30S ribosomal protein S1 yields the protein MPDNITSTESTALNTTLEPTSNEAVAETPATETTATNLIEEQTTPVAAAVAINEEPEYDADDFAKALESFDREQAAEKDAAQSMTAEESIVVGTVVKITDKHVVVDIGLKSEGLIPLDQVVDHTGAPKFNVGDSVEVVVEREEAEGGYLVSHEKALRHKVWDTLEEACNSKTPVKGMVLSRVKGGLTVDIGIKAFLPGSQVEVRPVRNLDGYIGQELEIRVIKLNKKRGNVVVSRKEILEEEQNAKKDVTLQNLEEGAVFTGVVKNLTDYGAFVDMGGLDGLLHITDMSWGRLTHPRDLVNVGDEIQVKVLKFDKEKSRVSLGFKQLTPDPWLDAVERYPVGAQVRGRVLSVTDYGAFVELEQGIEGLVHVSEMTWSKRMKHPSKMVKPGDEVDTIILSVNPNDRRISLGMKQLQDNPWEELEGKYPVGMEVEGRVRNLTDFGAFIEIEDGIDGLVHVSNLSWTKRIKHPSEVLKKGEKVKAVVLGVEPENRRLSLGIKQLQPDVWDTFFAQHRVGDVVKGKVLRTAQFGAFIELAEGVEGLCHVSEAVDESGRQLELNAGDEHEFKIVKMSQEEKKVGLSIKAVGEEASRAEVESYKESARGGSSKSQNSSSNSGSTTLGDLLKWKQSEND from the coding sequence ATGCCTGACAACATCACTTCAACCGAGAGCACAGCCCTGAACACCACACTTGAACCCACCTCCAACGAAGCGGTAGCCGAAACCCCGGCAACCGAAACCACCGCCACCAACCTCATCGAAGAGCAGACCACTCCGGTTGCTGCTGCTGTCGCTATCAACGAAGAGCCCGAGTACGACGCGGACGATTTCGCGAAGGCACTTGAGAGCTTTGATCGCGAGCAGGCTGCCGAAAAGGACGCTGCCCAGTCGATGACTGCTGAAGAGTCCATCGTCGTCGGCACCGTTGTGAAGATCACCGACAAGCACGTCGTGGTCGACATCGGTCTGAAGAGCGAAGGTCTTATCCCGCTGGACCAGGTCGTCGATCACACCGGCGCGCCCAAGTTCAACGTGGGTGACAGCGTGGAAGTGGTTGTGGAGCGTGAAGAGGCCGAAGGCGGCTATCTCGTTTCGCACGAGAAGGCCCTGCGTCACAAGGTCTGGGACACTCTCGAAGAAGCCTGCAACTCGAAGACCCCGGTGAAGGGCATGGTCCTTTCGCGTGTCAAGGGTGGTCTGACCGTTGATATCGGCATCAAGGCATTCCTGCCTGGCTCGCAGGTCGAAGTGCGCCCCGTGCGCAACCTCGACGGCTACATCGGCCAGGAACTGGAAATCCGCGTCATCAAGCTGAACAAGAAGCGCGGCAATGTCGTGGTTTCCCGCAAGGAAATCCTCGAGGAAGAGCAGAACGCCAAGAAGGACGTTACGCTTCAGAACCTCGAAGAAGGCGCAGTCTTCACCGGTGTTGTGAAGAACCTGACCGATTACGGCGCATTCGTTGATATGGGCGGCCTCGATGGTCTGCTGCACATCACCGATATGAGCTGGGGCCGTCTCACCCACCCGCGTGACCTCGTCAACGTGGGCGATGAGATCCAGGTCAAGGTTCTCAAGTTCGACAAGGAAAAGTCGCGCGTTTCGCTCGGCTTCAAGCAGCTCACGCCTGATCCGTGGCTCGACGCCGTTGAGCGTTACCCGGTGGGCGCACAGGTTCGTGGCCGCGTACTCTCGGTCACCGACTACGGTGCGTTCGTCGAACTCGAGCAGGGTATCGAAGGCCTGGTCCACGTCAGCGAGATGACCTGGTCCAAGCGCATGAAGCACCCGTCGAAGATGGTCAAGCCCGGCGATGAAGTCGACACGATCATCCTCTCGGTGAACCCGAACGACCGCCGCATTTCGCTTGGCATGAAGCAGCTCCAAGACAACCCCTGGGAAGAGCTTGAAGGCAAGTATCCGGTGGGCATGGAAGTGGAAGGTCGCGTTCGCAACCTGACCGACTTCGGTGCATTCATCGAAATCGAAGACGGCATCGACGGCCTGGTTCACGTTTCGAACCTGTCGTGGACCAAGCGCATCAAGCATCCTTCGGAAGTGCTGAAGAAGGGTGAGAAGGTCAAGGCTGTTGTTCTCGGCGTCGAGCCGGAAAACCGTCGCCTCTCGCTCGGCATCAAGCAGCTTCAGCCGGACGTCTGGGACACCTTCTTCGCTCAGCACCGCGTCGGTGACGTGGTCAAGGGCAAGGTTCTTCGCACCGCTCAGTTCGGCGCGTTCATTGAGCTGGCTGAAGGCGTTGAAGGCCTCTGCCACGTATCGGAAGCAGTGGATGAGAGCGGTCGTCAGCTCGAACTCAACGCTGGTGACGAGCACGAGTTCAAGATCGTCAAGATGAGCCAGGAAGAGAAGAAGGTTGGCCTGAGCATCAAGGCGGTTG